Proteins from a single region of Oreochromis niloticus isolate F11D_XX linkage group LG7, O_niloticus_UMD_NMBU, whole genome shotgun sequence:
- the syt18b gene encoding uncharacterized protein syt18b — protein MPYHDEEYPGQPLWQSVLLFCCKGMIEGIMVILFFWLLVQVLFTKQLEVHLQILLLVGLITFCLCLVLGCLLCLWKSKICRVKEKAPATSAPAPAEPVSFAQTTPPPSAAGTASASKQQFEELDEEVLEYPSTFSSAATSEGEFSCLAFSNQTSSEQKEPPKSYFSLRRLSTPLLSSPLYKPLDQSHSSLPSFPKLGLLAKTCKALQRRCTVTGEHISYNEHTRLTRPSADSPSTKEKPIPLAPLSYGSSASCQHPISPKPCLHFTMAFSPEQQTLTVTVLNFSGTPHRLEDVSVQGSLPPLCPFPMQAAVQSSSSSEAHSLVLIFKVSSVEELQRCVLKVAVNAREPASPRRSSLGELEAKCAGRDWTPQTPLHLTKELNRSK, from the exons ATGCCTTATCATGATGAGGAGTACCCCGGTCAGCCTCTGTGGCAGTCTGTGCTGCTTTTCTGCTGCAAGGGCATGATCGAGGGCATCATGGTCATTCTGTTCTTCTGGCTTCTGGTTCAGGTCCTGTTCACCAAACAGTTAGAAG TTCATCTCCAGATTCTTCTTCTGGTCGGGCTGATCACCTTTTGTCTGTGTTTGGTCCTGGGATGCCTTCTGTGCTTGTGGAAAAGTAAAATTTGTCGAGTGAAAGAGAAAGCTCCTGCGACATCAGCACCGGCTCCTGCTGAACCTGTGTCCTTTGCTCAGACCACACCTCCTCCCTCAGCAGCAGGAACAGCATCAGCATCCAAGCAGCAGTTTGAGGAGCTGGATGAAGAAGTGCTGGAGTACCCTTCCACTTTCAGCAGCGCTGCTACTTCAGAGGGCGAATTTAGCTGTCtggcattttcaaatcaaacTTCCAGTGAACAAAAGGAGCCTCCAAAGTCTTATTTTTCCCTGCGCCGCCTCAGCACGCCTCTGCTCTCATCACCCCTTTATAAACCATTAGACCAGAGTCATAGCTCGCTGCCTTCCTTTCCCAAACTGGGACTACTGGCCAAAACATGTAAGGCCCTGCAGCGACGCTGCACTGTGACCGGGGAACACATATCTTATAATGAGCACACTAGACTCACCAGACCCAGTGCTGACTCTCCTTCTACAAAAGAAAAACCTATCCCATTGGCCCCACTAAGCTATGGCTCCAGTGCAAGCTGCCAACATCCAATATCACCAAAACCCTGCCTCCACTTCACTATGGCCTTCTCTCCAGAGCAGCAAACCCTGACAGTCACTGTCCTCAACTTCAGTGGCACGCCTCACAGGCTGGAAGATGTGTCTGTGCAGGGCAGCCTGCCGCCTCTCTGCCCCTTTCCTATGCAAGCTGCTGTGCAGAGCAGCTCCAGCTCTGAAGCCCACAGCCTGGTGCTAATTTTCAAGGTGAGCTCTGTGGAGGAGCTCCAAAGGTGTGTACTGAAGGTAGCTGTGAATGCACGAGAACCAGCGAGCCCCAGacgcagttctctgggtgaactGGAAGCCAAGTGTGCAGGAAGAGACTGGACACCACAGACGCCACTTCACTTAACAAAAGAACTCAATCGAAGCAAGTAG
- the LOC102079613 gene encoding girdin, which produces MKKSRQCRELCEKVLNLEKDLLQMRSALDRGSIDQSTERAPGSFNRTLPEKQKVGTEMLEWREALKEAETKAKTLEEERNKALQQLQASIEMQRTLLSQIEETDKKLSHTAQDHSELQKELSEANNKISQACLEKAILSTQVLKLEDNIKEIKAKLTEALCDKDHLIQEKTNLLQRVQVLEMQTHNKQEQKDVVVKEESKALREENEKIRGELEMIKKRLEISHHELQELTDEKIVNTKQVTDLEARCSQLIREKEELQSEIKGRLEEMQEKCCEHRESVEVLESENQKLRNQCLRLEGEVFEREKREEEYRKQDVVKVQTIEELKAVASHWTEKWQKVALTLQSTQEELEELKKNSRNKGGCDSLLRDELEKLELERSKSQARLHRDKDKGKGEGGQTPDKGTETCLSESSLLWDSESHPNKSLQVSIQSSEVQRLKQKLADREKELSEKEHALKTLERLREMEKNEAKIKISALELKLMKKVPKDGQAQGSLLTDIFTRDSEEIPGKVNQVLPSSKLQTRRQFSEVEDGKPSVQGQRGKTICTLNVDTEQQRRLVTEQLKSLFKEREGKEAQEGNSNGASSPQDWTPTVKLIRAAVDRRNWQQTSGLMPVFEEDEEEINSSPAEEEEEGEAGEETHDENLLDQKQQISAMTAEINSLKAKNDSLLQALKSKRSIWDRSPPQKLSDKSSQYSDEYGPEWKRTLPLYPDGVFLAELVHICSPDEEEGEVK; this is translated from the exons atgaaaaaaagcagaCAATGCAGAGAACTCTGTGAAAA GGTCTTAAATCTGGAGAAGGATTTGTTACAAATGAGGTCTGCTCTGGACAGAGGAAGCATCGATCAATCAACTGAGAGAGCTCCAGGCTCGTTCAACAGAACATTACCA gagaagcagaaagttgGCACAGAGATGCTGGAGTGGAGAGAGGCTCTGAAAGAGGCTGAGACTAAGGCAAAGACACTAGAAGAAGAGCGTAACAAGGCACTCCAACAGCTTCAAGCGTCTATTGAg ATGCAGAGGACGCTGTTGAGTCAAATAGAGGAGACGGACAAGAAGCTCAGCCACACTGCACAGGATCATTCTGAACTGCAGAAAGAGCTGAGCGAAGCCAACAACAAGATCAGCCAAGCATGCCTG GAAAAGGCCATCTTATCAACTCAAGTGTTAAAGTTGGAGGacaatataaaagaaataaaggcCAAACTGACTGAGGCTCTGTGTGACAAAGATCACCTGATACAG GAGAAGACAAATCTTCTCCAGAGGGTTCAAGTCCTGGAGATGCAGACTCACAACaaacaggagcagaaagatgttGTGGTGAAGGAAGAATCAAAGGCTCTCAGAGAG gaaaatgaaaaaataagagGAGAGCTTGAAATGATCAAGAAGAGGCTGGAGATATCACACCATGAGCTACAGGAGCTAACAGATGAGAAAATCGTAAACACCAAACAGGTCACAGATCTGGAGGCGCGGTGCTCTCAGCTGATCAGAGAAAAAGAGGAACTGCAGAGTGAAATTAAAGGCAGATTAGAAGAAATGCAGGAAAAGTGCTGTGAGCACAG GGAATCTGTGGAAGTCTTGGAATCAGAAAACCAGAAACTGAGGAATCAGTGTCTGCGTTTGGAGGGTGAGGTGTTTGAGAGGGAGAAGCGGGAGGAAGAGTATCGCAAACAAGATGTGGTAAAGGTCCAGACCATCGAGGAACTAAAGGCTGTGGCCTCACATTGGACAGAGAAATGGCAAAAGGTGGCTTTGACCCTGCAGTCTACACAAGAGGAGTTAGAGGAGTTAAAGAAGAACTCAAGAAATAAA ggAGGATGTGACTCGCTGCTCAGGGATGAGCTTGAAAAGCTGGAGCTGGAAAGGAGCAAGAGCCAGGCACGTCTTCACAGAGATAAGGACAAAGGTAAAG GTGAAGGGGGCCAGACTCCAGACAAAGGGACAGAGACATG cttATCAGAATCCTCTTTGTTATGGGACTCCGAGAGCCACCCAAACAAATCCCTTCAG GTCAGCATCCAAAGCAGCGAGGTTCAAAGACTGAAGCAAAAActtgcagacagagagaaagaactGAGTGAAAA AGAACATGCTTTAAAGACTCTAGAAAGGCTgagagagatggaaaaaaatgagGCTAAAATCAAGATTTCTGCCCTGGAGCTCAAG CTCATGAAAAAGGTTCCCAAAGATGGCCAAGCTCAGGGAAGCCTTCTAACAGACATCTTCACTCGTGACTCAGAGG AGATTCCAGGGAAGGTGAACCAAGTCCTCCCAAGCTCGAAGCTTCAAACCCGGAGGCAGTTTTCTGAG GTTGAAGATGGGAAACCTTCTGTCCAAGGCCAAAGGGGCAAAACGATCTGTACGCTTAATGTAGACACAGAGCAGCAAAGGAGACTGGTCACTGAGCAG TTaaagagtttatttaaagaacgAGAGGGAAAGGAGGCCCAGGAGGGTAACAGCAATGGAGCTTCTTCACCTCAAGACTGGACACCCACAGTTAAACTTATTAGG GCTGCAGTGGACAggagaaactggcaacaaacgTCGGGTTTGATGCCAGTGtttgaggaggatgaggaggagattAACAGCTCTcctgcagaggaggaggaggagggagaggcaGGAGAGGAGACCCATGATGAAAACCTCCTTGATCAGAAACAGCAG ATCTCAGCTATGACCGCAGAAATCAACAGTCTGAAGGCAAAAAATGACAGCCTGCTGCAAG CCTTAAAGTCGAAGAGGTCAATCTGGGACCGTAGCCCCCCCCAAAAGCTCTCAGATAAGTCTTCTCAGTATTCAGATGAATATGGCCCAGAGTGGAAGAGGACACTTCCCCTCTATCCTGATGGAGTATTCCTGGCTGAGCTTGTACACATCTGTAGCCCTGATGAAGAGGAGGGAGAGGTTAAATGA
- the edc3 gene encoding enhancer of mRNA-decapping protein 3, producing the protein MAADWLGSLVSINCGPTLGVYQGEVSSVDQSSQTISLRQPFHNGVKCPVPEVTFSAIDIKDLKILDFRNDNSRTTSAAPAKVTSAPVAVPKADPRSVEKLNSPQHCSKSYGERHLDIPGQPKGFRRRHNSWSASNRGVNQVTPKKNGVKNGQMKQRDDECFGDGVDDFLDTDFDFEGNLALFDKAAVFSEIDISERRNGARSRGTPQEQTPTRYRHDENILEAKPVVYRQITVPQPGAKEYCTDSGLVVPSITYELHKRLLSVAERHGLSLERRLEMTGVCASQMALTLLGGPNRFTPKNLHQHPTVALLCGPHVQGAQGISCGRHLANHEVEVILFLPNFVKMHDAVTSEVTLFNKTGGKQVSSIKDLPDTPVDLIINCLDCHENTFLMDQPWYWAAADWANQNRAPVLSLDPPASGQGQAVEAKWSLSLCLPLPLAEGAGRVYLCDIGIPRQVFQEVGIKYHSPFGCKFVIPLHSA; encoded by the exons ATGGCCGCGGATTGGTTGGGTAGTTTGGTGTCAATTAACTGTGGACCAACGCTGGGAGTCTACCAGGGAGAAGTATCATCTGTGGACCAGTCCAGCCAAACCATCTCCTTAAGACAGCCTTTCCACAATGGAGTCAAGTGTCCCGTGCCAGAGGTCACATTCAG tgCCATTGACATAAAAGACCTAAAGATTTTAGATTTTAGAAATGACAATAGTCGGACTACCTCTGCTGCACCTGCAAAGGTAACCAGCGCACCGGTTGCAGTCCCAAAGGCTGACCCTAGATCTGTGGAGAAACTGAACTCTCCACAGCACTGCTCTAAAAGTTATGGAGAGCGTCATCTGGATATACCTGGCCAGCCTAAAGGATTTCGTCGAAGACATAACTCCT GGTCAGCCAGTAATCGAGGGGTAAATCAAGTGACGCCGAAGAAGAATGGGGTGAAGAATGGCCAGATGAAGCAGAGAGATGATGAGTGTTTTGGCGACGGCGTAGATGATttcctggacacagactttgattttgaaggaaacCTGGCTCTTTTTGACAAAGCAGCAGTTTTCTCGGAGATTGACATATCAGAGCGTCGTAATGGTGCGAGGTCACGCGGTACACCTCAAGAGCAGACTCCTACTCGGTACCGGCATGATGAGAACATCCTGGAGGCCAAACCTGTTGTGTACAGACAGATTACTGTACCGCAGCCTGGGGCCAAAGAATACTGCACCG ACTCTGGACTTGTTGTACCGAGTATAACCTACGAACTGCACAAGCGTCTGTTGTCTGTTGCTGAGCGCCATGGTCTGTCACTGGAGAGGAGACTGGAAATGACTGGAGTGTGTGCCAGTCAGATGGCACTTACATTACTAGGGGGGCCAAACAG ATTCACCCCGAAAAATTTGCACCAGCATCCCACAGTGGCACTGCTGTGTGGTCCTCATGTTCAGGGAGCTCAGGGCATCAGCTGCGGTCGCCACCTGGCCAATCATGAAGTGGAGGTCATCCTGTTTCTGCCAAACTTTGTTAAAATGCATGACGCTGTGACTAGCGAGGTCACCCTCTTCAACAAAACTGGTGGCAAACAGGTGTCCAGTATCAAAG ACCTCCCTGACACCCCTGTGGATCTAATCATTAACTGTCTGGACTGTCATGAGAACACATTCCTGATGGATCAACCTTGGTACTGGGCGGCTGCAGACTGGGCGAATCAGAACAGAGCACCAGTGCTAAGCTTAGATCCCCCTGCTAGTGGCCAGGGGCAGGCAGTTGAAGCCAAATGGTCCCTCTCACTTTGCCTCCCACTCCCCTTAGCTGAAGGGGCTGGCAGGGTTTACCTGTGTGACATAGGAATTCCTCGCCAGGTGTTCCAGGAAGTGGGGATCAAATACCATTCTCCCTTTGGCTGCAAATTTGTCATCCCCTTGCACTCGGCGTAA